Proteins from a single region of Noviherbaspirillum saxi:
- a CDS encoding AraC family transcriptional regulator translates to MIDIHTWGTTDPLGEALHFLRMSGTFYSHAELTAPWGIALPPFPDCMMFHVIISGRCWLEVEGLPAQVLQLGDLALVPHGAGHRLTSDTGADAVELFDLPREALSERYEIIRHGGTGAATTLVCAVVRFDHPVARQLISLLPPAIVVETSGVRYSDWMQGTLRLMASEARDMRPGGETVMTRLADILVIQAIRSWIDHDPAAQTGWLGALKDRQIGRAISLIHGDPARAWTLSMLASEVAMSRSAFAARFTELVGMPAMQYLARWRINLALASLKERDERLAHIASRVGYKSEAAFNRAFKRVTGVTPGAIQRNSALLAPGK, encoded by the coding sequence ATGATTGACATCCACACTTGGGGCACCACGGATCCGCTTGGCGAAGCGCTGCATTTTCTTCGCATGAGCGGGACTTTCTATAGTCACGCGGAATTAACGGCACCTTGGGGTATTGCACTACCGCCGTTTCCGGATTGCATGATGTTTCATGTCATCATCTCGGGGCGCTGTTGGCTGGAAGTCGAAGGATTGCCGGCGCAGGTGTTACAGCTCGGTGATCTGGCGTTGGTGCCGCATGGAGCAGGGCATCGGCTGACAAGCGATACCGGCGCCGATGCTGTCGAGCTCTTTGATCTGCCGCGCGAAGCCCTCAGTGAGCGTTACGAAATCATCCGTCATGGCGGCACTGGGGCGGCGACCACGCTTGTTTGTGCAGTGGTTCGGTTCGATCATCCGGTTGCACGGCAGCTAATCTCGCTGCTGCCGCCGGCCATTGTGGTCGAGACATCCGGTGTACGGTATAGCGACTGGATGCAGGGCACGCTACGCCTGATGGCATCGGAAGCACGCGATATGCGACCGGGTGGAGAAACCGTGATGACGCGGCTTGCCGATATCCTGGTGATCCAGGCGATACGCTCATGGATCGACCATGACCCGGCGGCGCAGACCGGCTGGCTTGGCGCACTCAAGGACAGGCAGATCGGACGCGCAATCTCGCTGATCCATGGCGATCCTGCACGCGCATGGACGCTGAGCATGCTGGCGAGTGAAGTCGCCATGTCGCGCTCGGCGTTTGCCGCCCGCTTCACCGAACTGGTGGGCATGCCCGCGATGCAATACCTCGCGCGCTGGAGAATAAACCTTGCGCTTGCCTCTCTCAAGGAACGTGATGAGCGGCTCGCGCATATCGCCAGCCGGGTCGGCTACAAATCCGAGGCGGCCTTCAATCGTGCGTTCAAGCGTGTTACCGGGGTGACGCCAGGGGCGATACAAAGGAATTCGGCATTGCTCGCGCCGGGGAAGTAA